One segment of Bradyrhizobium sp. CB2312 DNA contains the following:
- a CDS encoding prolyl oligopeptidase family serine peptidase: MRGGGEFGGSQGGLLVGAAITQRPELFNAAIIEVPLFNMLRYTKLGAGAYWIGEYGDPDIAEQRA, translated from the coding sequence CTGCGTGGGGGCGGCGAATTTGGCGGCAGCCAGGGTGGCCTCCTCGTTGGCGCGGCAATCACCCAACGTCCCGAACTCTTCAACGCGGCGATCATCGAGGTGCCGCTGTTTAACATGCTTCGATACACCAAACTAGGCGCGGGCGCCTATTGGATCGGAGAGTACGGTGACCCCGACATTGCCGAGCAGCGTGCGTAG
- a CDS encoding cold-shock protein, whose product MAMGIVKWFNPTKGYGFIRPEDGSPDVFVHISAVEKAGYTTLEEGARVSYELKTGRSGKTSAEDLRVG is encoded by the coding sequence GTGGCAATGGGTATTGTGAAGTGGTTCAACCCGACCAAAGGTTATGGGTTCATCAGGCCTGAGGACGGAAGTCCCGATGTCTTCGTGCACATCAGCGCCGTCGAAAAGGCCGGTTACACCACCCTCGAAGAGGGGGCCCGGGTAAGTTATGAGCTCAAGACCGGGCGTTCGGGTAAGACATCAGCTGAGGATCTACGCGTTGGCTGA
- a CDS encoding type II toxin-antitoxin system HigB family toxin: MRVIAKGTLRDFWCRYPEAEESLLAWYREAEAADWDQPSSVKAKYRNSSILKNSRVVFNIKGNEFRLIVSINYPHRVVYIRFVGTHVEYDKIDAEEV, encoded by the coding sequence ATGCGTGTCATCGCAAAGGGAACGTTGCGCGACTTCTGGTGTCGGTACCCCGAGGCGGAGGAGTCCTTGCTCGCTTGGTACCGCGAGGCGGAAGCAGCCGATTGGGATCAACCCTCGTCTGTGAAGGCTAAATACCGGAATAGCAGCATTCTGAAAAACAGCAGGGTCGTCTTTAATATCAAAGGGAACGAATTTCGGTTGATCGTGAGCATCAATTATCCTCATCGGGTCGTCTACATCCGCTTCGTGGGGACGCATGTGGAGTATGACAAGATTGATGCGGAGGAGGTGTGA
- a CDS encoding plasmid stabilization protein: protein MNVKPIRTKADYEAALDRISELMDARAGTPEGTELDVLVDLVELYESKNVPMGFPSPVAAIEFRMEQAGLSARDLVPFIGSRAKVSEVLSGKRQITMTMARALHEHLGIPSDVLLKGNSVGSNEESEIDWAKFPVAEMMKLKWLPKRPRVAQYAEEIMRGLMQRAGRTSLVVEAMYRKNDHARANAKADPFALNAWCLQLLALASERKLAKEYRLGTVTQDFLRQVAKLSWSENGPLLAKEFLEKSGIHLIILEHLPKTHLDGAALKLADGTPVIGLTLRYDRIDNFWFCLLHELAHIGRHFDNAADVGFVDDLTLRDSAGASRDSREVEADQWAEEACIPRSIWENSDVRFRPTPTGVLNLASALQIHPAIVAGKVRHQFRNYRLLSHFVGTGEVRKHFKGYEMSH from the coding sequence ATGAATGTGAAGCCGATTAGAACCAAAGCTGATTATGAGGCGGCTCTTGATCGCATTTCCGAGCTGATGGATGCGCGCGCGGGTACGCCCGAAGGCACTGAACTGGATGTGCTCGTTGACCTTGTCGAGCTGTATGAATCCAAGAATGTTCCGATGGGCTTTCCGAGCCCTGTTGCTGCTATTGAATTTCGCATGGAGCAGGCGGGCCTTTCGGCGCGTGACTTGGTGCCGTTTATCGGTAGTAGAGCGAAAGTCTCTGAAGTGCTTTCCGGGAAGCGCCAAATCACGATGACGATGGCGCGCGCCCTTCACGAGCATCTAGGTATTCCAAGCGATGTGCTGCTCAAGGGAAATTCTGTCGGAAGCAATGAAGAGTCTGAGATCGATTGGGCCAAGTTTCCCGTTGCCGAAATGATGAAGCTCAAATGGCTCCCGAAGCGCCCTAGAGTGGCGCAGTATGCCGAGGAAATAATGCGGGGGCTCATGCAACGAGCCGGGCGAACAAGTCTAGTCGTCGAAGCCATGTACAGAAAGAATGACCATGCCCGCGCAAACGCGAAGGCCGATCCATTTGCCCTAAATGCATGGTGCTTACAACTGCTGGCGTTGGCCTCGGAGAGAAAGCTAGCCAAGGAATATCGGCTGGGAACAGTTACTCAGGATTTCCTTAGGCAAGTTGCGAAATTGAGTTGGTCTGAGAATGGACCGCTATTAGCAAAGGAATTTCTTGAAAAGAGCGGTATTCATCTGATCATCTTGGAGCACCTTCCAAAAACGCATTTGGATGGAGCGGCTCTAAAGTTGGCAGATGGTACGCCCGTTATTGGGCTAACGCTGCGTTATGATCGGATCGATAATTTCTGGTTCTGCTTACTTCACGAGTTGGCCCACATCGGTAGACACTTTGACAATGCAGCAGACGTTGGTTTTGTCGATGACCTCACACTACGTGATAGCGCTGGAGCGAGCCGCGATTCTAGAGAGGTTGAAGCTGATCAGTGGGCCGAAGAAGCGTGCATTCCTCGATCCATTTGGGAGAATAGCGACGTGCGGTTTCGTCCCACTCCGACCGGCGTGTTGAATCTTGCGAGCGCACTTCAGATTCATCCCGCCATTGTCGCCGGGAAAGTAAGACATCAGTTTCGGAATTATCGGTTGCTATCCCACTTTGTTGGGACAGGTGAGGTGCGAAAGCACTTCAAGGGTTACGAAATGTCTCACTAG
- a CDS encoding HipA domain-containing protein, producing the protein MSLAGVQTKLAVALDGDTLHIPIDGAPSTHIIKPDGERLPGPVQNEAFCLTLARMIGIPTPKVTTGTAGERSYLLVERYDRRHDDKRWRRLHQEDF; encoded by the coding sequence ATGTCGCTTGCCGGTGTGCAGACGAAGCTCGCCGTCGCTCTGGATGGCGACACCCTGCACATACCGATCGACGGCGCGCCATCGACCCACATCATCAAGCCCGATGGCGAGCGCTTGCCTGGCCCCGTCCAGAACGAGGCATTCTGCCTAACGCTCGCGCGCATGATCGGAATCCCGACGCCGAAGGTGACGACCGGGACGGCAGGCGAACGTAGCTACCTGCTGGTTGAGCGCTATGACCGACGTCATGACGACAAGAGGTGGCGGCGGCTGCATCAGGAGGATTTCTGA
- a CDS encoding IS110 family transposase yields MRTRNKPRPATVFGIDIGKNLFHVVGLDAAGMPIQKATFRRDTLLQFFERAGPALVGMEACSGSQWLARKIAAMGHTVRIIPAQFVKPYVKSNKNDIIDAAAIAEAVTRPTMRFVELRSPEHIDLQALHRVRDRMMSQRTCLINQMRAFCLEYGIAIHQGAGKFKADLPRVLADESNDLTSAMRRILASTFDELRQLELRIAEVNREIEAVASQSDTARRLMTIPGIGPLAATALLAAAGSARQFKKARDMAAWLGLVPREYSTGGKTKLLGISKRGNRYLRRMIIHGARSCVTHLDRSRYHLGAWLDGLQARMHTNKVTVALAAKIARIAWVVMTKPGASYERRDPAFS; encoded by the coding sequence ATGAGGACACGGAACAAGCCCAGGCCGGCAACGGTGTTTGGGATCGACATTGGCAAGAACCTTTTCCACGTCGTTGGACTCGACGCCGCCGGAATGCCGATCCAGAAGGCGACCTTTCGGCGCGATACGCTCTTGCAGTTCTTCGAACGTGCAGGACCGGCTTTGGTGGGGATGGAGGCCTGCTCCGGCTCGCAATGGTTGGCCCGCAAGATCGCCGCCATGGGGCACACCGTTCGCATTATCCCAGCTCAATTCGTGAAGCCATATGTGAAGTCCAACAAAAATGACATCATCGATGCCGCGGCGATCGCCGAAGCCGTGACGAGACCAACAATGCGCTTCGTCGAGCTAAGGTCGCCTGAGCACATTGACCTGCAAGCGCTGCATCGTGTTCGCGATCGGATGATGTCGCAACGGACGTGCCTCATAAATCAGATGCGCGCTTTTTGCCTGGAATATGGGATCGCTATTCACCAGGGCGCCGGCAAGTTCAAGGCAGATCTGCCGAGAGTTTTGGCAGATGAATCGAATGATCTAACGTCGGCCATGCGTCGCATTCTGGCATCTACATTCGACGAGCTGCGGCAGCTGGAGCTGCGGATCGCTGAAGTCAACCGCGAGATTGAGGCGGTTGCCTCTCAAAGCGATACCGCACGTCGATTAATGACTATCCCGGGCATTGGTCCACTCGCGGCGACGGCGCTTTTGGCAGCAGCTGGATCTGCCCGACAGTTCAAAAAGGCCCGCGATATGGCAGCTTGGCTGGGTCTTGTTCCCAGAGAATACTCCACGGGAGGCAAAACGAAGCTGCTGGGGATAAGCAAGCGCGGCAACCGATATCTGCGCCGGATGATCATCCACGGCGCCCGCTCCTGCGTGACACATCTTGATCGCTCGCGATATCACCTTGGCGCCTGGCTTGATGGACTTCAGGCACGCATGCACACCAACAAGGTCACCGTCGCCTTGGCGGCAAAGATTGCGCGGATCGCATGGGTGGTGATGACCAAGCCCGGCGCAAGCTACGAACGGCGGGATCCGGCCTTTAGCTGA
- a CDS encoding ATP-binding protein — MTGGAQRLSLGAYSLDTNAQAFVNGNRLFQRHVIIVGSTGSGKSWTTARLLEQIAELDSANAIVFDMHGEYASMAGDGFVHLRLAGPSDIEAGKGLNDGVLYLPYWLMSYEALVSMFVDRSHQNAPNQAMVMSRTVVDAKTGFLKAGGHVEVLANFTIDSPVPFRMETVLGELNRLNAEMVPGAKGGH, encoded by the coding sequence GTGACCGGCGGCGCGCAGCGCCTGTCGCTTGGCGCCTATTCACTCGATACCAACGCTCAGGCGTTCGTCAATGGCAATCGGTTGTTCCAGCGTCATGTGATCATCGTGGGCAGCACCGGCTCGGGCAAGTCGTGGACGACCGCGCGCCTGCTCGAGCAAATCGCGGAGCTCGACAGCGCCAATGCCATCGTGTTCGACATGCACGGAGAATATGCGTCGATGGCTGGCGACGGTTTCGTCCATCTTCGCCTCGCGGGCCCAAGCGACATCGAAGCGGGGAAGGGGCTGAACGATGGTGTGCTGTATTTGCCCTACTGGCTCATGAGCTACGAGGCGCTTGTCTCGATGTTTGTTGACCGCTCCCATCAGAACGCCCCAAACCAGGCCATGGTCATGTCGCGTACCGTCGTCGACGCCAAGACGGGCTTCCTGAAAGCCGGCGGTCATGTCGAGGTGCTCGCCAACTTCACGATCGACAGTCCGGTGCCTTTCAGAATGGAAACCGTGCTAGGCGAGCTCAACCGGCTCAACGCCGAGATGGTACCGGGAGCCAAAGGTGGGCACTGA
- a CDS encoding type II toxin-antitoxin system HipA family toxin yields the protein MARRPARAPLNVYLNTRLVGRLRRESSGAIDFQYDRQWLAWENAIPVSVSLPLREDRYIGDPVVAVFDNLLPDNDDIRQRVAERAHADGPDAYSLLSAIGRDCIGALQFLPDGATPGAAGAINGRAASDQEIAAILGNLASNPLGIGPDQDFRISLAGAQEKTALLYWKDKWYVPHGTTATTHIIKPQIGKLPNGIDMTSSVENEHLCLELVAALGLPVAKSSMIDFAGRRVLAVERFDRTWTRDGRLLRLPQEDCCQALSVPPARKHESDGGPGIRKISDFLKGSDTPEDDRAIFFKAQIVFWLLAATDGHAKNFSIHLAPGGRFHLAPLYDIISTQPSLDAGQISQNQMKLAMAIGSNRHYVVHTVLGRHFVQTAKSCGLSDKTVTAVIQQLGDTAAKAIDQVLNALPKGFPEKMAISIADGAKRRVNSLAGLKSK from the coding sequence ATGGCGCGTCGTCCTGCCCGGGCGCCGCTCAATGTTTACCTCAACACGCGGCTGGTCGGCCGGCTGCGACGCGAGAGCAGCGGCGCAATCGATTTCCAGTACGATAGGCAGTGGCTCGCGTGGGAAAATGCCATCCCTGTTTCGGTGTCGCTGCCTCTGCGCGAGGATCGTTATATTGGCGATCCAGTCGTCGCTGTCTTTGACAATCTTCTGCCCGACAATGACGACATTCGCCAACGCGTCGCTGAACGTGCGCATGCTGACGGCCCCGACGCTTACAGCCTGCTCTCCGCCATCGGCCGCGACTGCATTGGTGCGCTGCAGTTCCTGCCCGATGGTGCCACGCCCGGAGCCGCCGGCGCTATTAATGGCCGTGCCGCCAGCGATCAGGAGATTGCAGCCATTCTCGGCAATCTTGCCAGCAATCCACTCGGCATCGGCCCCGACCAGGATTTCCGTATTTCTCTGGCCGGTGCGCAGGAAAAGACAGCGCTGCTTTACTGGAAAGACAAGTGGTACGTTCCTCATGGCACGACCGCAACTACGCACATCATCAAGCCGCAGATCGGGAAGTTGCCGAACGGAATCGACATGACCAGCAGCGTTGAAAACGAGCATCTGTGCCTCGAGCTGGTTGCCGCACTCGGCTTGCCGGTCGCCAAATCAAGCATGATCGATTTCGCCGGGCGCCGCGTGCTCGCAGTTGAGCGGTTCGATCGCACCTGGACGCGCGACGGCCGCCTGTTGCGGCTGCCGCAGGAAGACTGCTGCCAGGCACTATCGGTTCCGCCCGCGCGCAAGCATGAATCCGACGGCGGACCTGGCATCCGCAAAATCTCGGATTTCCTCAAGGGCAGCGATACGCCTGAGGACGACCGGGCCATTTTCTTCAAGGCGCAGATCGTGTTCTGGCTGCTTGCCGCCACCGATGGCCATGCGAAGAATTTTAGCATTCATTTGGCGCCGGGCGGACGTTTTCATCTTGCTCCGCTTTACGACATCATTTCGACCCAACCGAGCCTGGACGCTGGACAGATCAGCCAAAACCAAATGAAGCTGGCCATGGCGATCGGTAGCAACCGGCATTACGTCGTCCACACGGTTCTCGGCCGACATTTCGTGCAGACTGCGAAAAGCTGCGGTCTATCCGACAAAACAGTCACGGCTGTCATCCAGCAGCTCGGCGATACAGCCGCAAAAGCCATAGATCAGGTGCTGAATGCGCTTCCAAAAGGATTTCCGGAGAAGATGGCCATATCGATTGCTGATGGCGCGAAGCGCCGTGTGAATTCGCTGGCTGGTCTCAAGAGTAAATAA
- a CDS encoding helix-turn-helix transcriptional regulator, which produces MDTIARTPQQVGAGIRRFRRQKKLTQRDLGEKMHARQATVSKLEAGEPATQLRILMDALAGLDLELVIRPRTKLTAEAIEDLF; this is translated from the coding sequence ATGGATACGATCGCCCGCACCCCACAACAAGTTGGCGCTGGAATCAGACGCTTCCGGCGGCAGAAGAAGCTTACCCAGCGTGACCTGGGTGAGAAGATGCATGCGCGTCAAGCGACAGTCTCGAAGCTCGAGGCCGGCGAACCTGCAACGCAGCTGCGCATTCTGATGGATGCGCTGGCCGGGCTCGACCTCGAGCTCGTCATCCGGCCGCGCACCAAATTAACGGCTGAAGCGATTGAGGATCTCTTTTGA
- a CDS encoding Wadjet anti-phage system protein JetA family protein, translating into MTLFRHLHDDAFLAFSRDHKHLYAACLLDLHERFFSGAPSFPTPQQVVHAIYDVMRANPALWNEGDDFGSLPEMISAGRRRIRKADVALASEKGDKALGLARQLYARLLAWGWLEEEEYGLRVTVDMAMGPLLVIQRLASLNKDLSQRFGGLIVQIRLNLEAVEKLRPEITDRKQREAALAVREARNQADQFTKSLRAILADLKRVRRIVMESKTVATRLEAFFEEFVDQLLLKDFESILTVNHPYRFRDAIVDLARRISYTPQTMQVLAEEYTASSMAADVEDGRMAAADDLLAIESIFDQIGEMFDRIEAFRRQLEARVRNTIKYAERGGQGLVGRAGDLVRRLDALLRDGRHYKATIEWSIEPLRSPWSEHHQAPARQPRRPVEARELAEPPSDPLYELRKKLRLEYIARIAPRPEDVRRFLEGQVPPFATREARFMEIDTVDDFLAFDCARRYALTGEIPAHVAAGFDLEPRPDTPPHDSEWLRCANFVVRRSGPLRKAEAARAQ; encoded by the coding sequence TTGACCTTGTTCCGCCATTTGCATGACGACGCGTTTTTGGCCTTCTCGCGCGATCACAAGCACCTGTACGCGGCCTGTCTGCTCGACCTCCATGAACGCTTCTTTTCAGGCGCGCCGTCGTTTCCGACCCCCCAGCAGGTCGTCCATGCCATCTATGACGTCATGCGCGCCAACCCCGCCCTCTGGAATGAGGGCGATGATTTCGGCAGCCTGCCGGAAATGATCTCCGCGGGACGCCGCCGGATCCGAAAGGCCGACGTCGCGCTCGCTTCCGAGAAGGGCGACAAGGCACTCGGTCTTGCCCGACAACTGTATGCAAGGCTGCTCGCCTGGGGATGGCTTGAAGAGGAGGAATACGGGCTTCGCGTTACCGTGGACATGGCTATGGGACCGCTGCTCGTGATCCAGCGACTCGCAAGCCTCAACAAGGATCTCTCGCAGCGATTCGGCGGCTTGATAGTGCAAATCCGCCTCAACCTGGAGGCGGTCGAAAAACTGAGGCCCGAGATCACCGACCGCAAGCAGCGCGAAGCCGCGCTCGCCGTCCGCGAGGCGCGCAATCAGGCCGACCAGTTCACGAAGAGCCTGCGTGCCATTCTGGCCGACCTGAAGCGCGTCCGACGGATCGTCATGGAGTCGAAAACAGTCGCTACCCGGCTGGAAGCCTTTTTCGAGGAGTTCGTCGACCAGCTCCTGCTGAAAGATTTCGAGTCCATCCTCACCGTCAACCATCCGTACCGCTTCCGCGACGCCATCGTCGATCTCGCGCGGAGGATCTCCTACACCCCGCAAACCATGCAGGTCCTCGCCGAGGAGTACACAGCCTCCAGCATGGCAGCCGACGTCGAGGACGGCCGAATGGCCGCGGCCGACGACCTGCTGGCCATCGAAAGCATCTTCGATCAGATCGGCGAGATGTTCGATAGGATCGAGGCCTTCCGCAGGCAGCTCGAAGCCCGGGTTCGCAACACCATTAAGTACGCCGAGCGGGGCGGGCAGGGACTCGTCGGCCGGGCCGGCGACCTGGTGCGGCGCCTGGATGCCCTACTGCGGGACGGCAGACACTACAAGGCGACAATCGAATGGAGCATCGAGCCGCTGCGGTCCCCCTGGTCCGAGCACCATCAGGCGCCGGCCAGGCAGCCGCGCCGCCCCGTCGAGGCAAGGGAGCTCGCCGAGCCGCCGTCGGACCCGCTGTACGAACTGCGGAAGAAGCTCCGCCTCGAATATATCGCTCGCATCGCGCCCCGCCCCGAGGATGTCAGACGATTCCTGGAGGGCCAGGTGCCGCCATTTGCGACCAGGGAAGCCCGCTTCATGGAAATCGATACCGTGGACGACTTTCTCGCCTTCGATTGCGCCCGCCGATATGCGTTGACGGGCGAGATTCCGGCGCACGTCGCGGCCGGGTTCGATCTGGAGCCGCGCCCAGACACGCCGCCCCACGACAGCGAATGGCTTCGGTGTGCGAACTTCGTGGTCAGGCGATCCGGCCCCCTCCGGAAAGCAGAGGCAGCCCGTGCTCAGTGA
- a CDS encoding DUF4194 domain-containing protein, translating to MLSEFENIERSYGAEKAADLRKALHFLLRRQFVFAGDPRTGTIYNTIMDGRFREVVDGFFDSCGYSVHRDPEAQWAGIVAMDEDVPLPRMKLDETIVMLVLAAYWQQEVNVGAVEDRAVVVATLNDLFDRYREMAQHGGGGAISATRFRDILREAAQRSLVEIGDFDDEQQDCEIRIRPMIKLISGGDALQRLERYVRSEEARFPQPAGDEA from the coding sequence GTGCTCAGTGAGTTCGAAAACATCGAGCGCTCCTACGGCGCGGAGAAGGCGGCAGACCTCCGCAAAGCGCTGCACTTCCTGCTGCGGCGGCAGTTCGTGTTCGCTGGAGATCCCCGGACTGGGACCATCTACAACACGATCATGGACGGCCGCTTTCGCGAGGTGGTCGACGGCTTCTTCGACAGTTGCGGATACAGCGTCCACCGCGATCCGGAGGCGCAGTGGGCCGGCATCGTCGCCATGGACGAGGACGTGCCGCTGCCCCGAATGAAGCTCGACGAAACCATCGTCATGCTGGTGCTGGCAGCCTACTGGCAGCAGGAGGTAAACGTCGGAGCGGTCGAGGACCGGGCCGTCGTAGTGGCCACTTTGAACGACCTGTTCGATCGCTACCGCGAGATGGCGCAACACGGCGGCGGAGGCGCGATCTCGGCCACCCGCTTCCGCGACATCCTGCGCGAGGCCGCCCAACGCAGTTTGGTCGAGATCGGTGATTTTGACGACGAGCAGCAGGACTGCGAGATCAGGATCCGCCCGATGATCAAGCTGATCAGTGGCGGCGATGCCCTCCAACGGCTTGAGCGCTACGTCCGCAGCGAGGAGGCACGGTTTCCGCAGCCCGCAGGAGACGAGGCATGA